One genomic segment of Streptomyces sp. RerS4 includes these proteins:
- a CDS encoding citrate:proton symporter yields the protein MLTFLGFAMIATFLVLIMLKKMSPIAALVLIPALFCVFAGKGAHLGDYVIDGVGKLAPTAAMLMFAIVYFGVMIDVGLFDPIVRGILRFCKADPMRVVVGTAVLAAIVSLDGDGSTTFMITVSAMYPLYKRLGLSLVVMTGVAATANGVMNTLPWGGPTARAATALKLDAGDIFVPMIPALAVGLLCVFVLAYVLGLRERRRVGALVMPGEEIAEDITEGITAETLVATGAGKGAGVGAGAGARAVGSATGGAGPRTGVGEGDGDTVAAADGTDGFQGLDPHRSTLRPRLYWFNAGLTVALLTAMIMELLPIPVLFLLGAALALTVNFPHMPDQKARIAAHADNVLNVAGMVFAAAVFTGVLSGTGMVKSMADWLVGAIPDGMGPHMALVTGLLSLPLTYFMSNDGFYFGVLPVLAEAGAAHGVSPLEIARASLVGQALHMSSPLVPAVYVLVGMAKVEFGDHTRFTVKWAALTSLVVLGAGMLFGII from the coding sequence ATGCTGACCTTCCTCGGCTTCGCCATGATCGCGACCTTCCTGGTGCTGATCATGCTGAAGAAAATGTCGCCCATCGCGGCGCTCGTCCTCATTCCCGCGCTCTTCTGCGTGTTCGCCGGAAAGGGCGCGCACCTGGGGGACTACGTCATCGACGGCGTCGGCAAGCTCGCCCCGACCGCCGCCATGCTGATGTTCGCCATCGTCTACTTCGGCGTGATGATCGACGTCGGCCTGTTCGACCCGATCGTCCGGGGCATCCTGCGCTTCTGCAAGGCCGACCCGATGCGGGTCGTCGTCGGTACGGCGGTCCTCGCCGCGATCGTCTCGCTCGACGGGGACGGCTCGACCACCTTCATGATCACCGTGTCGGCGATGTACCCGCTCTACAAGCGGCTCGGCCTGAGCCTGGTCGTCATGACCGGCGTCGCCGCGACCGCCAACGGCGTCATGAACACCCTGCCGTGGGGCGGCCCCACGGCCCGCGCCGCCACCGCCCTCAAGCTGGACGCGGGTGACATCTTCGTCCCGATGATCCCCGCTCTCGCCGTCGGCCTGCTCTGCGTCTTCGTCCTCGCCTACGTCCTGGGCCTCCGCGAGCGCCGCCGGGTCGGAGCGCTGGTGATGCCGGGCGAGGAGATCGCCGAGGACATCACCGAGGGCATCACCGCAGAGACCCTGGTCGCGACCGGCGCGGGCAAGGGCGCGGGTGTGGGCGCCGGCGCCGGGGCGCGCGCCGTCGGGTCCGCCACCGGGGGCGCGGGTCCCCGTACCGGAGTGGGGGAAGGTGACGGCGACACCGTGGCCGCGGCCGACGGCACCGACGGATTCCAGGGCCTGGACCCCCACCGGTCGACCCTGCGCCCCCGCCTCTACTGGTTCAACGCGGGCCTCACCGTCGCGCTCCTCACCGCGATGATCATGGAGCTGCTGCCGATCCCGGTGCTGTTCCTGCTGGGCGCCGCCCTCGCCCTCACCGTGAACTTCCCCCACATGCCCGACCAGAAGGCCCGCATCGCCGCCCACGCCGACAACGTCCTCAACGTCGCCGGCATGGTCTTCGCCGCGGCCGTCTTCACCGGTGTCCTCAGCGGCACCGGCATGGTCAAGAGCATGGCCGACTGGCTGGTCGGGGCCATCCCCGACGGCATGGGCCCGCACATGGCCCTCGTGACCGGCCTGCTCAGCCTGCCGCTCACCTACTTCATGTCGAACGACGGCTTCTACTTCGGCGTCCTGCCCGTCCTCGCCGAAGCGGGCGCCGCCCACGGCGTCTCCCCGCTGGAGATCGCCCGCGCCTCGCTCGTCGGGCAGGCCCTGCACATGTCGAGCCCGCTGGTTCCGGCCGTCTACGTGCTCGTCGGCATGGCGAAGGTGGAGTTCGGCGACCACACCCGGTTCACCGTGAAGTGGGCGGCCCTCACGTCCCTCGTCGTCCTCGGGGCGGGGATGCTTTTCGGCATCATCTGA